In the Vicinamibacteria bacterium genome, ACTTTCGCAGGTGGATCTGGCTCTTCCGCTTTCATCTCTTCGGGCACATCGTCGCGGTGATGGCGCTGGTCGCGCTCGGAGTCCTGTTTTCCGATACCGACGCCCGAATCCTCGTGTGGCCCGCCGTTGCCGTCTGTTCCACCGGACTCCTCGTCGGAGCACTGGCACAAGCCTTTTACTATCACTTCGGCGCTTGGGGTGCGCTGGACAACGAAGGTAAGACGGCGGGAGAGACGAAGAGCTTCGTGAGCTCGCTCCAGGTGACGACCGAGTACGTCACCTGCCTCGTCCGCTTCGGGCGCGTATTCTTCGGGCTCGGACAAGTCGTTCTGGCCGCGGGGTTGTGGCAGTCGGGACTGGTGCCAATCTGGGTCACGGTGGGAGCGGCGCTTCTCGGGCTCGCTGCCATGGCGTTGACGATGGGGCTGCCCGACGAGCTGCAACTCTACGACCCGGTCTTTCACCTCAACGCCCTCTGGCTCGTGGCGGTGGGTGTCGCCGTTCTCGGGTTGGGATGATACAAGCGAAAAAGAAAACCAGCCCCGGACTTGTCGCTCGAGGCTGGTAACCTTTCTGGAGAAGCGAGTCGTTACGCCTTGATTTCGATCTGCTTCGGTTTCGCTTTCTCGACCTTGGGCAACCTCACCGTGAGAATACCGTCCTTGTAATTGGCCTGAATCTTCTCGGCATTCACGATGGCGGGCAACGAGAAGGATCGGGTGAAAGCGCCATAGACGCGCTCTCTGCGAAAGAACTCTCCTTTCTCCACTTTCTCCTCTCGCTTCCTCTCACCACGCAGGGTCAACATGTTGTTCTCGACCTCGACGTGGACCTCTTCCTTCTTCATTCCAGGAAGTTCCGCTTGCAGAACGATCTCGTTGGCGTGGTCGTAGATATCGACCATGGGCTGCCACGCCCCGAAGATCTCGGTCTCGGGGAACTCCCGTTCGAACCAGTTGCCAAATCTCTTGCCTAGCACGTCGAAATCTCTGAAGAACGGCTCGAA is a window encoding:
- a CDS encoding Hsp20/alpha crystallin family protein, coding for MIKVLGEMVRWDPKRFEPFFRDFDVLGKRFGNWFEREFPETEIFGAWQPMVDIYDHANEIVLQAELPGMKKEEVHVEVENNMLTLRGERKREEKVEKGEFFRRERVYGAFTRSFSLPAIVNAEKIQANYKDGILTVRLPKVEKAKPKQIEIKA